A genomic segment from Gemmatimonas sp. UBA7669 encodes:
- a CDS encoding amidase, translating into MSCSRREALAALGALLATPSLSAALAHAEDTQPADMLLATSPAFQAARIRGELTAEQVVRRALDRCNTLGTSWRAIDLLSSSALADARASDERLRRGRLLGALDGVPVFAKSIYDLQGQPTSASSAEWVRLFPDAVPRDAVEVARLRAAGAVVLGKTAADDFAYRGNGTSSHTGQVLNPYDASAQRTPGGSSAGAAVVVAGGMAFSALGTDDGGSNRIPAQFTGVVGMKPSFGLVPRSGVIPTWPYLDTHGPLARSVMDAALMLWALVGADGEDALSHDLGRDTMRAMVTTSGVNRTAVQPSFTPDALRGRRLGIVSIHAPRTQMSAESVAQFDKALADCRTAGAIVDVFDAPVTRVNVRERFAEVASARGNVRPNPNSPAATANALYRYFARQGVDARAAAQRGHAAYRAFYDVLPTDWPAFEALLTSPYEHDAAGVSFARSREQVVTQLASAMRAERIDALVYPTMPFPAPLAVNPWPDVRTPLGFGNWMGLPEVSVPAGYDSQGMPLGNLSFVGLPGDDAALLAMAYAYEQQSRHFKPPAAVGSR; encoded by the coding sequence ATGTCCTGTTCCCGCCGCGAAGCCCTCGCCGCCCTTGGCGCACTCCTCGCCACCCCGTCGTTGTCCGCCGCGCTTGCGCACGCGGAAGACACGCAACCTGCGGACATGCTGCTGGCCACGTCGCCGGCATTCCAGGCCGCGCGAATTCGTGGCGAGCTGACCGCCGAACAGGTCGTGCGGCGTGCGCTCGATCGGTGCAACACGCTGGGCACATCGTGGCGGGCCATCGACTTGCTCAGTAGCTCCGCGCTGGCCGACGCACGCGCGTCTGACGAACGCCTGCGTCGCGGCCGTCTGCTGGGAGCGCTGGATGGCGTGCCGGTGTTTGCCAAGTCCATCTACGACTTGCAGGGGCAGCCCACCTCGGCTTCAAGTGCGGAATGGGTGCGTCTCTTTCCCGACGCAGTGCCGCGCGATGCCGTGGAGGTGGCGCGTCTGCGCGCCGCGGGCGCCGTGGTGCTGGGCAAGACAGCCGCCGACGACTTCGCCTATCGCGGCAACGGCACCAGTTCACACACGGGGCAGGTGCTCAACCCCTACGACGCGAGTGCGCAGCGCACACCCGGCGGCTCCAGTGCCGGCGCGGCCGTGGTCGTAGCAGGCGGCATGGCCTTCAGTGCACTCGGCACCGACGATGGCGGCTCCAATCGTATCCCCGCGCAGTTCACCGGTGTGGTGGGCATGAAGCCCAGCTTTGGTCTGGTGCCACGCAGTGGTGTCATTCCCACCTGGCCATATCTCGACACACACGGGCCACTGGCCCGCTCCGTGATGGACGCGGCGCTGATGCTGTGGGCCCTCGTGGGTGCTGACGGTGAAGACGCCTTGTCGCATGACCTGGGCCGCGACACGATGCGCGCCATGGTCACGACGTCCGGTGTAAACCGCACAGCAGTGCAACCATCGTTCACGCCCGACGCACTGCGCGGCCGGCGTCTTGGCATCGTGAGCATTCATGCGCCGCGCACGCAGATGTCGGCCGAATCCGTGGCGCAGTTCGATAAGGCGTTGGCCGACTGCCGCACGGCGGGCGCCATCGTGGATGTGTTCGACGCGCCGGTCACGCGGGTGAATGTCCGTGAGCGCTTTGCCGAAGTGGCCAGCGCGCGTGGCAATGTGCGTCCCAATCCCAATAGTCCGGCGGCCACCGCCAACGCACTCTATCGCTACTTCGCCCGGCAGGGCGTGGATGCACGCGCGGCCGCACAGCGTGGCCACGCGGCGTATCGCGCGTTCTACGACGTGCTGCCCACCGACTGGCCGGCCTTCGAAGCGTTGCTCACGTCACCCTACGAACACGATGCGGCGGGTGTGTCCTTTGCGCGCTCGCGCGAGCAGGTCGTGACGCAACTGGCCAGTGCCATGCGCGCCGAGCGCATCGATGCGCTGGTGTATCCCACCATGCCGTTTCCGGCGCCGCTGGCCGTCAACCCCTGGCCCGACGTGCGCACGCCACTGGGCTTCGGCAACTGGATGGGGTTGCCCGAAGTCTCCGTGCCCGCCGGCTATGACAGTCAGGGCATGCCGCTGGGCAATCTGTCCTTCGTGGGTTTACCCGGAGACGATGCAGCGCTGTTGGCCATGGCCTACGCCTACGAACAGCAGTCGCGGCACTTCAAGCCGCCGGCTGCGGTGGGTTCGCGTTAA
- a CDS encoding tRNA (cytidine(34)-2'-O)-methyltransferase, with the protein MALHVVLVHPEIHWNTGNAGRTCVATGATLHLIEPLGFSLDDRAVKRAGLDYWEHVDLRVWKDWDTFEAELPQLGTPWFFSTRGRRTFWDAPLGETSNTVLVFGRETGGLPATLHTRYAEQFVTMPMAEGPIRSLNLSTSVGIAVYETLRQQRAVQREGPR; encoded by the coding sequence ATGGCTCTCCACGTCGTGCTGGTTCACCCCGAGATTCACTGGAACACCGGCAACGCCGGCCGCACCTGCGTGGCCACCGGTGCCACGCTGCACCTCATCGAGCCGCTGGGTTTCTCGCTCGACGACCGCGCCGTCAAGCGGGCGGGGCTCGACTACTGGGAGCATGTCGATCTGCGCGTCTGGAAAGACTGGGACACGTTCGAGGCCGAGCTGCCACAGCTTGGCACGCCCTGGTTCTTCAGTACGCGTGGACGTCGGACCTTCTGGGATGCGCCGCTCGGCGAGACGAGCAACACGGTGCTGGTGTTTGGCCGCGAAACCGGTGGCCTGCCCGCCACGCTGCACACGCGCTACGCCGAACAGTTCGTGACCATGCCCATGGCCGAGGGCCCCATTCGCTCGCTCAACCTGTCAACGAGTGTGGGGATTGCGGTGTACGAGACACTGCGCCAACAGCGCGCGGTACAGCGCGAAGGCCCCCGTTAA
- a CDS encoding endonuclease/exonuclease/phosphatase family protein, whose amino-acid sequence MFRPSLLRHVVLLATVSGLAACSVSTRVTRTTPSEPAAPASIALMSFNLRYDNPADGPNAWPLRRDRVAGAIRFHGAEVVGVQEALASMLRELDALLPNYRRVGVGRSDGAERGEFSAILYDTTRVTALESGTFWLSPTPDVVGSKGWDAALERIATWARFRDKQSGCTWVHVNTHFDHVGDSARVESARLIRRRLGALANGLPLTMTGDFNANPSHPAYVTLTTSTLPDGSRPLRDALHVSDTPHYGPLSTWNAFKDIEPDRRIDFVFVSDGVRVRRHGILSDRWDGRFLSDHLPVLAEVQPCAR is encoded by the coding sequence ATGTTTCGTCCTTCTCTGCTGCGGCACGTCGTGCTGCTCGCCACGGTCTCCGGGCTCGCGGCCTGCTCCGTGTCCACCCGGGTCACCCGCACCACGCCATCGGAGCCGGCAGCACCCGCATCGATCGCGCTGATGTCCTTCAACCTGCGCTACGACAATCCCGCCGACGGGCCAAATGCCTGGCCGCTCCGGCGGGATCGCGTAGCCGGCGCCATTCGCTTTCATGGCGCCGAGGTGGTGGGTGTGCAGGAGGCGCTGGCGAGCATGCTGCGTGAACTCGACGCGCTGCTGCCCAACTATCGCCGCGTGGGCGTGGGCCGCAGCGATGGAGCAGAGCGCGGGGAGTTCAGCGCCATTCTCTACGACACCACGCGGGTGACGGCCCTCGAGAGTGGCACCTTCTGGCTCTCGCCCACGCCCGATGTGGTGGGCAGCAAGGGCTGGGACGCGGCGCTCGAGCGCATTGCCACCTGGGCGCGGTTCCGCGACAAACAGAGCGGCTGCACCTGGGTGCACGTCAACACACACTTCGATCATGTGGGCGACAGCGCGCGCGTGGAAAGCGCGCGGCTGATCAGACGCCGACTGGGCGCGCTGGCCAATGGCCTGCCGCTCACCATGACGGGCGACTTCAACGCCAATCCCTCACACCCGGCCTACGTCACGCTCACCACGAGCACACTGCCCGACGGGTCACGGCCGCTGCGTGACGCGCTGCACGTGAGCGACACGCCACACTATGGTCCCTTGTCCACCTGGAACGCCTTCAAGGACATCGAACCCGACCGCCGCATCGATTTTGTGTTTGTGAGCGACGGCGTGCGGGTGCGGCGTCACGGCATTCTCAGTGATCGCTGGGACGGACGTTTCCTGTCGGATCATCTGCCGGTGCTGGCCGAGGTCCAGCCCTGCGCGCGGTAA
- a CDS encoding HAD hydrolase-like protein, whose amino-acid sequence MGRYTHLLFDFDGTLADSFPFFVTVFNQLAARHRFSALSPADIERLRHLDARTVMRHVGLPMWRLPFVADDFRRLMARTSQNIHLFEATDATLRRLHEAGLQLAVVTSNAPATVHRLLGPERARLISRVDGGSSIFGKRSRIRRVMRELGAAPERTLYVGDQVTDLQSARRAGVAFGAVGWGYAPLAAFAPHAPEHVFTDMADLVHQVLAT is encoded by the coding sequence ATGGGTCGATACACACACCTTTTGTTTGACTTTGATGGCACACTGGCCGACTCGTTTCCGTTCTTCGTGACGGTGTTCAATCAACTGGCCGCGCGGCATCGCTTCTCGGCGCTTTCGCCGGCAGACATTGAGCGGCTGCGCCATCTCGATGCGCGCACCGTCATGCGCCACGTGGGTCTTCCCATGTGGCGTCTGCCGTTTGTGGCGGACGACTTCCGTCGCCTCATGGCCAGAACGTCACAGAACATTCACCTGTTCGAGGCCACTGATGCGACGCTGCGCCGGCTGCACGAGGCCGGACTGCAATTGGCGGTGGTCACGTCCAACGCACCGGCCACGGTGCATCGGCTGCTGGGCCCCGAGCGCGCGCGTCTGATTTCGCGTGTGGACGGAGGTTCGTCCATTTTCGGTAAGCGCTCGCGCATTCGGCGTGTCATGCGCGAACTGGGCGCGGCGCCGGAGCGCACGCTGTACGTGGGTGATCAGGTCACCGATTTGCAGAGCGCGCGCCGCGCCGGAGTGGCCTTTGGTGCGGTGGGCTGGGGCTATGCGCCGCTCGCCGCCTTTGCGCCGCATGCCCCCGAGCATGTCTTCACCGACATGGCCGATCTTGTGCATCAGGTGCTGGCGACCTGA
- a CDS encoding M91 family zinc metallopeptidase — MADTPTAYAGIIIRTKATDSKAFVQLVNTALAKIDSKPVGQALLAGIVAQQAKAKFGYTVCIMPKESVKHSFGPLIRWRTYEGGSITKSGNDQSSSDGTGAISSIKWDPKNTDTPDGARPPFIALAHELIHCLYNLAGTSNLINGDVGKKADEMRVTGLRGFEQEAISENKIRGEHGIAYRVSYHGKCSALEGSPDEALLTA; from the coding sequence ATGGCCGACACCCCCACTGCCTACGCTGGCATCATCATTCGTACCAAGGCCACCGACTCGAAGGCCTTTGTGCAGCTGGTCAATACCGCGCTCGCCAAGATTGACAGCAAGCCGGTGGGCCAGGCGCTCCTGGCCGGCATCGTGGCGCAGCAGGCCAAGGCCAAGTTCGGCTACACGGTGTGCATCATGCCCAAGGAATCGGTCAAACACAGCTTCGGTCCGCTCATTCGCTGGCGCACCTACGAGGGTGGCTCGATCACGAAGTCGGGTAACGATCAGTCGTCGTCCGACGGCACCGGCGCCATTTCGTCCATCAAGTGGGACCCGAAGAACACCGACACGCCCGACGGCGCCCGGCCGCCGTTCATCGCGCTGGCGCACGAGCTCATTCACTGCCTGTACAACCTCGCGGGCACGTCCAACCTCATCAACGGCGACGTGGGCAAGAAGGCGGACGAGATGCGTGTGACGGGTCTGCGTGGTTTTGAGCAGGAAGCCATCAGCGAGAACAAGATCCGCGGCGAGCATGGTATCGCGTACCGGGTGTCCTACCACGGCAAGTGTTCGGCGCTGGAAGGTTCGCCCGACGAGGCGCTGCTTACTGCCTGA
- a CDS encoding erythromycin esterase family protein yields the protein MVPPYSLASPLICGLGLALLLTACSSTSEPPPAQPEPPPTTPPPPPPPPAPPIARRDFRPGTPPGWFSSTSRSDIYEGGLDRGERRTGEAAAYLRNTTTNAASGAFIQLSQTINAASYRGKRLRLSGWVYADSISSGGGGLWMRVDAATRTVGFDNMIGFGRPIAGTIAWHEAAVVLDVPQEAISITLGALLNGRGILRVDDLRLDTVPTSVPTTGSATPTTFGGDSVANTLAAARFPGQMQNADFEGLAPVGSASAATWLNANAVPFTTDAPGAGFDDLAEVGRMVGMARVVALGEATHGTREFFRMKHRVFEYLVERHGLRWFTIEATMPESRDVDRYVTHGVGNPAVLLSRLQFWTWNTREVLDLIEWMRAYNVRVGEPRLRFLGFDMQSPDVSVDSVRRITARLDTTLGARAARITACLDPARSPSNGRMISTQYQNNTTVLARTLCQDSLSALQRAVTERRPALLTRADAETVDWLEQYATLLWQWARMAGATSGGSFIRDEAMADNLEWATKRHTGDRFFAWAHNYHVSRRPNTMGFHLGRRLGSNYLNLAFTFGTGTFNAVAVGGGLRTHSIESVDSSGIEWLFQQSPSQRLLFDTRKLLTAGPEAIGLRDRPVRMRSIGAVYSSTTAPAYFEEALLPGDYDGIIWFRSTSASALLPFQ from the coding sequence ATGGTCCCACCGTATTCCCTCGCCTCGCCCCTCATTTGTGGCCTTGGATTGGCACTTCTGCTCACGGCGTGCTCGTCCACCTCGGAGCCACCCCCGGCGCAGCCTGAGCCACCCCCCACCACACCGCCGCCGCCACCGCCGCCGCCCGCCCCGCCCATTGCCCGACGGGATTTCCGACCGGGGACACCGCCCGGATGGTTCAGCAGCACCAGCCGCAGTGACATTTACGAGGGCGGCCTCGACCGCGGCGAACGGCGAACCGGTGAGGCGGCGGCCTATCTGCGCAACACCACGACGAATGCGGCGTCCGGCGCGTTCATTCAATTGAGTCAGACCATTAACGCGGCCAGCTATCGCGGCAAGCGGCTGCGACTCTCCGGCTGGGTCTACGCCGACAGTATCAGCAGCGGTGGAGGCGGCCTGTGGATGCGCGTGGATGCCGCCACACGCACGGTCGGCTTTGACAACATGATCGGATTCGGTCGCCCCATTGCCGGCACCATTGCGTGGCACGAGGCTGCCGTGGTGCTCGATGTGCCGCAGGAAGCCATCAGCATTACACTGGGTGCGCTCTTGAATGGCCGAGGCATTCTGCGTGTGGATGATCTGCGCCTCGACACCGTCCCCACCAGTGTCCCCACCACCGGGAGCGCGACCCCAACCACGTTTGGCGGCGACAGCGTGGCCAACACGCTGGCCGCGGCGCGCTTTCCCGGTCAGATGCAGAACGCGGACTTCGAAGGGCTGGCGCCCGTTGGCTCCGCTTCTGCAGCCACCTGGTTGAATGCCAACGCCGTGCCCTTCACCACCGACGCGCCGGGCGCAGGTTTTGACGACCTCGCTGAAGTCGGACGCATGGTTGGCATGGCGAGGGTGGTGGCGTTGGGTGAAGCCACACACGGCACACGCGAGTTCTTCCGCATGAAGCATCGCGTGTTCGAATACCTCGTGGAGCGACACGGCCTGCGCTGGTTCACCATCGAGGCGACCATGCCGGAGTCGCGGGATGTCGATCGCTATGTCACACATGGTGTGGGCAATCCGGCGGTGCTGCTGTCACGTCTGCAGTTCTGGACCTGGAACACGCGCGAGGTCCTCGATCTCATCGAGTGGATGCGTGCCTACAATGTGCGTGTGGGGGAACCGCGTCTGCGATTCCTCGGCTTCGACATGCAGTCACCCGACGTGTCGGTGGACAGTGTTCGCCGCATTACCGCCCGTCTCGACACGACCCTCGGCGCGCGCGCGGCGCGCATCACCGCCTGCCTGGATCCCGCACGCTCCCCGAGCAACGGGCGCATGATCAGCACCCAGTATCAGAACAACACCACGGTCCTTGCGCGCACGCTGTGCCAGGACTCCCTGTCGGCCCTGCAGCGTGCCGTGACAGAGCGCCGTCCCGCACTGCTCACGCGCGCCGACGCCGAAACGGTGGATTGGCTGGAGCAGTACGCCACGCTGCTGTGGCAGTGGGCGCGCATGGCCGGCGCCACCTCGGGTGGATCCTTCATCCGCGACGAAGCCATGGCCGACAATCTCGAATGGGCCACCAAACGCCACACCGGCGACCGCTTCTTCGCATGGGCGCACAACTACCACGTGAGTCGCCGACCCAACACCATGGGCTTTCATCTCGGGCGCCGGCTCGGCAGCAACTATCTCAACCTCGCCTTCACCTTTGGCACCGGTACGTTCAACGCGGTCGCGGTGGGTGGCGGGTTGCGCACGCACAGCATCGAGAGTGTGGACTCATCCGGCATCGAGTGGCTGTTCCAGCAGAGTCCCAGCCAACGATTGCTGTTCGATACCCGAAAGCTCCTGACGGCGGGCCCGGAGGCCATTGGCCTCCGGGATCGGCCGGTGCGCATGCGCAGCATCGGCGCCGTGTATTCC
- a CDS encoding S41 family peptidase, whose product MPANLLARLRRLRRSSPAWRQATAVTLLVVPLATGAWSLQRRTERHGPALLEQVMTLVMLRFSDTLTANALYEKAARGLVRELKDPYADLLTPADLADFELTTNGNYSGLGVLLTPPINGAVTVEKVYDATPAAEAGVQPGDRIVRINDTSSVGWSTERVHRHLVGEDGTPVVVTLERAGLPEPLTHRFVRRRVHVSSVPFHLMLTPGIGYVPITRFSDNTSRELRDAIVSLKRAGSRSLVLDLRGNPGGVVQEALATANLFLPKGAPLLEVRSREGTERFGADLAPLVSQEPLVVLVDGGSASSAEIVAGALQDNGRALLLGSRSYGKGLVQSVYGLDGGYALKLTTGKWYTPQGRSIQKQADGSGAIAPDVAVAEDTLSAGELALRQVLAPHATTLFGHVTSIAQTVVREQKQRGTAIRADFEVPAAWTDSVFTRLTRESVPVTRAQFDAGRSDIARSLAHRVATLAHGDTLAFRVSAGWDLPLKRAVELLERAPSTPALLRAASRDTVS is encoded by the coding sequence ATGCCTGCCAACCTGCTGGCCCGCCTCCGTCGTTTGCGTCGCAGCTCCCCCGCCTGGCGCCAGGCCACGGCCGTGACGCTGCTGGTCGTGCCTCTGGCCACGGGCGCCTGGAGTCTGCAGCGCCGTACGGAGCGACACGGACCGGCCCTGCTGGAGCAGGTCATGACGCTGGTCATGCTGCGCTTCAGTGACACGCTGACGGCCAACGCGCTGTACGAGAAGGCCGCGCGTGGTCTCGTGCGCGAACTCAAGGACCCCTACGCCGATCTGCTCACGCCGGCCGACCTGGCCGACTTCGAGCTCACCACCAACGGCAACTACAGTGGGCTCGGTGTGCTGCTCACGCCGCCCATCAATGGCGCGGTCACGGTGGAGAAGGTCTACGACGCCACACCGGCCGCCGAGGCGGGCGTGCAACCCGGCGATCGCATTGTGCGCATCAATGACACCAGCAGTGTTGGCTGGAGCACGGAACGCGTGCATCGCCATCTCGTGGGCGAAGACGGCACACCCGTCGTGGTGACGCTCGAGCGCGCCGGTCTGCCGGAGCCACTCACGCATCGCTTCGTGCGCCGCCGCGTGCATGTGTCGTCGGTGCCGTTTCATCTCATGCTGACACCGGGCATCGGCTACGTGCCCATCACGCGCTTCAGCGACAACACCTCGCGCGAGCTGCGCGATGCCATTGTCTCGCTCAAGCGCGCCGGCAGTCGCAGTCTGGTGCTCGACCTGCGTGGCAATCCCGGCGGTGTGGTGCAGGAGGCCCTGGCCACGGCCAATCTTTTCCTGCCCAAGGGGGCGCCGCTGCTGGAAGTGCGTTCCCGCGAAGGCACCGAGCGCTTTGGCGCCGACTTGGCGCCACTGGTGTCACAGGAGCCGCTGGTGGTGCTGGTGGACGGCGGATCGGCGTCGTCGGCCGAGATCGTGGCCGGGGCGCTGCAGGACAATGGCCGCGCGCTCCTGCTGGGCAGTCGCTCCTACGGCAAGGGGCTGGTGCAGAGTGTGTACGGACTCGACGGCGGCTATGCCCTCAAGCTCACCACGGGCAAGTGGTATACGCCGCAGGGTCGCTCCATTCAGAAGCAGGCCGATGGCAGCGGCGCCATCGCGCCGGATGTTGCGGTGGCGGAAGACACGCTGTCGGCCGGTGAGCTGGCGCTGCGTCAGGTGCTCGCCCCCCATGCCACCACCCTGTTTGGTCACGTGACCAGCATCGCGCAAACGGTGGTGCGGGAGCAGAAGCAGCGTGGCACAGCCATTCGGGCCGACTTTGAGGTGCCGGCGGCGTGGACCGACAGTGTGTTCACGCGGCTCACGCGCGAGTCGGTGCCGGTCACGCGCGCGCAGTTCGACGCGGGGCGCAGCGACATTGCCCGCAGTCTCGCGCATCGTGTGGCCACGCTGGCGCACGGCGATACACTGGCCTTTCGCGTGAGCGCCGGCTGGGACCTGCCGCTCAAGCGCGCCGTGGAGCTGCTCGAGCGCGCACCCAGCACGCCGGCCTTGCTGCGTGCTGCGTCACGTGACACTGTGTCCTGA